Part of the Solwaraspora sp. WMMA2065 genome is shown below.
CCGGAACGGCACGTCAGCCCGGTTCGGCACCACCCGCTGGATCCGGCCGTCCGGCAGGTAGTCCACGTCGTAGAAGCGCGGTACGTAGATGCTCTCCGTACGGGCCAGCCGCAGCAGCAGCTCGTCGCGCCCACCCGGCGACCCTTCGGCCTTCCACCGCCGGACGATGCCGGTGATCTCCAGCACGGCTTCCTCGCCGTCGCCGAGCACCGCCGCGTCGATGAAATCGGCGATCGGCTCCGGGTTGAACGCGGCATGCCCACCGGCCAGCACCACCGGGTGTGAGTCGTCCCGGTCAGCGGCGGACAACGGGATCCCGGCCAGGTCGATCGCGGTCAGCAGGTTCGTGTAGCCCAGCTCGGTGGCGAACGAGACACCGAACACGTCGAAGTCGCCGACCGGCCGGTGCGCGTCAACGGTGAACTGCGGCACGCCGTGCGCCCGCATCAGCCGTTCCAGGTCCGGCCAGACCGCGTAGGTCCGTTCGGCCAGCACGTCGGGCTGCTCGTTGAGCACCTCGTACAGGATCTGCACGCCCTGGTTCGGCAGGCCGACCTCGTAGGCGTCCGGATACATCAGCGCCCAGCGCACGGCTGCGGCCTCCCAGTCCTTGGCCACCGCGCCGAGCTCGCCGCCGACGTACTGGATCGGCTTGCTGACCTGGGGCAGCAACGGCTCCAACCGGGACCAGACCGACCTGGCCGTCGGGCCACCCACGGTCGCCGTCGGGGCAGCGCCTGCCGGGACAACCATCAAACCTCCTCCAAACCGCACCGGACACCGGGTCAACCACCCACAGTACGCGGGCGGGGCGGCCGGGCTAGCCGCACGGTACTAACCTCGAACGGGTCCGAGAGGAGATGCATCTGCGATGCGGCAGCCGCAACCGGATGAAGGTCCGACCACGGACCAGCCAGCCGGGGCGGGCGGGTCCGACCCGGCCACGTCACCCGCCACGTCACCGGCCCCGTGGCGGGGCTCGGCAGCGGTGCCGCCACCGCGGCCGCGCCAGCGCTGGTGGCAGCGGGACGCCCCCCGGACGGATCAGCCACCACCCCGTGACCCGACCCTGCAGCTACCACCCGACGGGTACGCCGAAGACGATCCAGCGACCCGCACCCCGGTCGACCCGTGGGCCGCCGCCGACCCCTGGCCAGCGGGTCAACCGACCGACCCGCCCGACGAATGGCCCGGTGCCAACCCGCCGACGCCGGAACCGGCGGCCTTCCCCCCGCCGGTGGCCCCACCCGCGCCCACCTCGCCCCCGGACACGCCACCACCGGTCGCCGGTCCGCACCCGCCGAACCCGAGCCGGCTCCCGGTGACCCGACCACCGGTCACCGGGCCACCGGTCACCGGGCCACCGGTCACCGGGCCACCGGTCACCGGGCCACCGGTCACCGGGCCACCGGCGCCGACCGGAAAAGCGGCCCGTCGGCAGCGCCGACAACAACGCCGACGACGGCGCTGGCCATGGAAGACGACGCTGTTCACCCTGCTCACCGTCGCCTGTTGCTGCGGCTGTCCGGCCTACTACGGCAAGCCGCTGTGGGACCAGTACCCGGCGAACGCCGCGCTCCCCGGGCAGGTCGCCGACCTGCGACTCAGCGACGACGGCTCCAGCCAGGAGACCGCCGCCCGGTTGGAAGGTGAGATGCGCACCGCCCATCTGCTTGCCGAGGACACCTTCGCCGGTGTGTACCGGGACGGCAACGGCAAGCTCGTGGTGCTCTACGGCATCACCGGTTTTCGGATGACGCCGGGCAGCGACCTGGACAGCGAGGTCGGCCGGATCAGCGACGCGTACCAGATGGATACCGTCGAGACGTTCGAGACCGGCACCCGGGGCACCCACCTGAGCTGCGGAACCGGCGTCTCCGACGGCGACGACGTGGTGGTCTGCGCCTGGGCCGACCACGGCAGCCTCGGCACCGCGCTGTTCACCCGCCGGTCGGTCGAGGAGAGCGCGACGTTGACCGGGCAACTACGCGCCCAGGCGATCAGCCGGGAGTGACCCGGGAGTGGCTCAGCCGGCGGCGTCGCCGTTACCGTTGCCCGGCTGGCCGTCGCTGGTCCTCGCCCCACCGGCGGTACGCGGTGGCGCGTACCGGGGCACGTACTCCTGGCCGGTGAGCTGCTGAATCTCGCTCATCACCTCGTCGGTGATCCGACGCATCTCGGAGCGGTCATCGCCGCGCCCGGTGAAGTCGAGCGGCTTGCCGAACCGGACCGTGACCGTGCCCCGGCTCAGCTTCGGCCAGTGCGACCCGATCGGCTGGATCTGCGCGGTGCCGACGAACCCGACCGGGACGACCGGCACCCCGGCGGCCAGCGCCAGCCGGGCCACCCCGGTCCGGCCCCGGTACAGCCGCCCGTCCGGCGAACGGGTGCCCTCCGGGAAGACGGCCACCTGCCGGCCGGCCCGCAGCAGCGGGATCGCGCCGTCGAAGGCGCTCAGCGCCGCCCGCCCGCCGCCGCGTTCCACCCGGATCGCGCCGAGCCCGGTCACCAGGCCTTTGGTCAGCAGCCCACGGAATCCGGTGCCGTCGAAGTACTCGGCCTTGGCCCAGAACGCCACGTGCCGGGGCAGCACCGCGCCGAGGAAGTACTCGTCGGCGACGGACAGGTGGTTCGCGGCCAGGATCACCCCGCCGGTGGTGGGGATGTTCTCCCGCCCTTCCACCTTGGGTCGCCAGCCCAGCAACAACGCTGGTCCGACAGTGACTTTGCCGATCGAATACAGCGGCGGCACGGATCCTCCGGCGACGGGACAGGCATGGGTGGGTCGGACAGACACGGTAGCGGACGGGATCCCGCCCGGACCGGTCAGACCCGCTGCACCCGCACCGACACCGGCTCACCGTCGCCCACCTCACCGGCGAATCCCCCCGCCGGGCCGGCCCCGGACGGGTCGACCGTCACCTCGTCGGCGAGCACCTCACCGGCGACGAAGTCCTGGTACGCCCGTACCGCCGCCGCCACCTCGGCCCCGGCGACCACAGTGACCCGAACCCGGTCGGTGATCCGCAGGTCGGCCTCCCGCCGGGCCTGCTGGATCACCCGGACCAGGTCCCGGGCCAGCCCTTCGGCGGCCAGCTCCGGCGTGACGGTGGTGTCCAGCACCACCACCCCCTGCCCGGCCGGCAACGGTGCGGAATGCTCCGGGTCGGCGGCGACCAGCTTCAACTCGTACTCCCCGTCGGCCAGCCGGACCCCGGCGGCGACCGGCGCGCCGTCGTCGCCCAGCGCCCAGTCGCCGGACTTCACCGCCCGGATCACCGCCTGTACCTGGCCGCCGACCCGGGGGCCGAGCACCCGGGGCACCACGGTCAGCACCTGCTGGCAGTGGTCGGCGACGGCGTCGGTGAACTCCACCGACTTGACATTGACCTCGTCGGCGACCAGGTCGGCGAACGGCCGCAGTTGTGGCGCGGCGGCGCTGGCCACGGTCAGCGCCGGCAACGGCAGCCGGACCCGCAGATTACGGGCCTTGCGCAGCGACAGCCCGGCCGAGCAGACCTCGCGGACCGCGTCCATCGACGCGACCAGGTCGTGGTCGGCGGGGAACTCGCCGGCGGCCGGCCAGTCGGTCAGGTGCACCGACCGTTCACCGGTCAGCCCGCGCCAGATCTCCTCGCTGGTCAACGGTGCCAACGGCGCCACCACCCGGGTGAGCGTCTCCAGCACGGTGTACAGGGTGTCGAACGCGTCGGTGTCGCCGGACCAGAACCGGTCCCGGGACCGGCGGACGTACCAGTTGGTCAACGCGTCGAGGTAGGTACGCACGCTGGCGCAGGCACCGGAGATGTCGTAGCCGTCCATCTGCCGGGTGGCCTCGTCGACCAGTTCACCGGTCTTGGCCAGCACGTACCGGTCGAGCAGGTGGGTGCTGTCGGTACGCCGGGTCGCGGTGTAGCCCTCCGCGTTGGCGTACAACGCGAAGAAGTACCAGACGTTCCACAGCGGCAGCAGCACCTGCCGGACGGCGTCGCGGACGCCGCTCTCCACCACCGCCATGTCGCCGCCGCGCAGCACCGGCGAGGCTATCAGCATCCAGCGCATCGCGTCCGAGCCGTAGGTGTCGAACACCTCGTACACGTCCGGGTAGTTGCGCAGGCTCTTGCTCATCTTGCGCCCGTCGGCGCCGAGCAGGATGCCGTGGCTGACGCAGTTGCGGAAGGCCGGCCGGTCGAACAACGCGGTGGCCAGCACGTGCATGGTGTAGAACCAGCCACGGGTCTGCCCGATGTACTCGACGATGAAGTCGCCCGGGTAGTGGTGCTCGAACCACTCACGGTTCTCGAACGGGTAGTGCACCTGGGCGAACGGCATCGACCCGGACTCGAACCAGCAGTCGAGCACCTCCGGCACCCGGCGCATCGTGGACCGTCCGGTCGGGTCGTCCGGGTTGGGCCGGGTCAGCTCGTCGATGCCGGGCCGGTGCAGGTCGGCCGGGCGTACGCCGAAGTCACGCTCCAGCTCGTCGAGCGAGCCGTACACATCGACCCGCGGATAGGCCGGGTCGTCCGAGCGCCACACCGGGATCGGTGAGCCCCAGAACCGGTTCCGGCTGATCGACCAGTCCCGCGCTCCGGCCAGCCACTTGCCGAACGAGCCGTCCTTTACGTGCGCCGGCGTCCAGGAGATCTGCTGGTTCAGCTCCACCATCCGGTCCCGGAAGGTGGACACGGCCACGAACCACGACGACACCGCCTTGTAGACCAACGGCGTGTCACAGCGCCAGCAGTGCGGGTACGAGTGGGTGTAGGTGTCGTGGCGCAGCAGCAGGCCCCGGTCGCGCAGCTCACGGATGATCGGCTTGTTGGTGTCGAAGACCTGCTCCCCCGCGTACGGCGGGACCAGGGCGGTGAACCGGGTGTGGTCGTCGACGGTGACGATCGTCGGGATGCCGGCGGCGTTGCAGGTGTTCTGGTCGTCCTCACCGAACGCCGGGGCCATGTGCACCACCCCGGTGCCGTCCTCGGTGGTGACGAAGTCGGCGCCGAGGACCTGGTAGGCGTTCGGGCCGGCCCGGTCGACCAGGTAGTCGAACAGCGGGGTGTAGCGGCGTCCGACCAGGTCGGCGCCGCGGACCGTGCCGACCCGCTCGAACCCGTCCAGTTCCTTGGCGTACGCCTCGACCCGTGCCGCCCCCAGCAGGTACCGCTGCCCGTCGCGCTGCAGCACCGCGTACTCGATGTCCGGGCCGACGGCGAGGGCCAGGTTCGACGGCAGCGTCCACGGCGTGGTGGTCCACACCCCGATCCGTTCCGGCTCGCCACCGGGCTGCGCCGGCGCCAGCTCGAACCAGACGGTGACGGTCGGGTCCTGCCGGTCGCGGTAGACGTCGTCCATCCGGGTCTCGGTGTTGCTCAGCGGCGTCTCACAGCGCCAGCAGTAGGCCAACACCCGGAAGCCCTCGTAGACCAGCCCCTTGTCATACAGGGCCTTGAAGGCCCACATGACGCTCTCCATGTAGTCCAGGTCGAGCGTCTTGTAGTCGTTGACGAAGTCGACCCAGCGGGCCTGCCGGGTGACGTAACGCTCCCAGTCCTGCGTGTAGGTCAGCACCGAGCTGCGGCAGACGTCGTTGAAGCGCTCCATGCCCAGCTCGACGATTTCCGCCTTCGTGGAGATGCCGAGCTGGCGTTCGGCCTCGACCTCGGCGGGCAGCCCGTGGCAGTCCCAGCCGAAGCGGCGCTCGACCCGCCGGCCGCGCATCGTCTGGTAGCGCGGCACCACGTCCTTGACGTAGCCGGTGAAGAGGTGGCCGTAGTGCGGCAGGCCGTTGGCGAACGGCGGGCCGTCGTAGAAGACGTACTCGTTGGCGCCGTCCGGACCCGGGTCACGCTGGTCGACGCTGGCTTCGAAGGTCTTGTCCGCCGTCCAGTAGTCCAGGACACGGCGCTCCACCTGGGGCAGGTCCGGACTGGCCGGCACGCCGGTGGCGGGGTCGGTCATCGGGTACGCCATGGTGGTGCCCTCTCCTCGCGCAGCTCACTGTCTCGTGGTCT
Proteins encoded:
- a CDS encoding lysophospholipid acyltransferase family protein; translation: MPPLYSIGKVTVGPALLLGWRPKVEGRENIPTTGGVILAANHLSVADEYFLGAVLPRHVAFWAKAEYFDGTGFRGLLTKGLVTGLGAIRVERGGGRAALSAFDGAIPLLRAGRQVAVFPEGTRSPDGRLYRGRTGVARLALAAGVPVVPVGFVGTAQIQPIGSHWPKLSRGTVTVRFGKPLDFTGRGDDRSEMRRITDEVMSEIQQLTGQEYVPRYAPPRTAGGARTSDGQPGNGNGDAAG
- the ileS gene encoding isoleucine--tRNA ligase, whose amino-acid sequence is MAYPMTDPATGVPASPDLPQVERRVLDYWTADKTFEASVDQRDPGPDGANEYVFYDGPPFANGLPHYGHLFTGYVKDVVPRYQTMRGRRVERRFGWDCHGLPAEVEAERQLGISTKAEIVELGMERFNDVCRSSVLTYTQDWERYVTRQARWVDFVNDYKTLDLDYMESVMWAFKALYDKGLVYEGFRVLAYCWRCETPLSNTETRMDDVYRDRQDPTVTVWFELAPAQPGGEPERIGVWTTTPWTLPSNLALAVGPDIEYAVLQRDGQRYLLGAARVEAYAKELDGFERVGTVRGADLVGRRYTPLFDYLVDRAGPNAYQVLGADFVTTEDGTGVVHMAPAFGEDDQNTCNAAGIPTIVTVDDHTRFTALVPPYAGEQVFDTNKPIIRELRDRGLLLRHDTYTHSYPHCWRCDTPLVYKAVSSWFVAVSTFRDRMVELNQQISWTPAHVKDGSFGKWLAGARDWSISRNRFWGSPIPVWRSDDPAYPRVDVYGSLDELERDFGVRPADLHRPGIDELTRPNPDDPTGRSTMRRVPEVLDCWFESGSMPFAQVHYPFENREWFEHHYPGDFIVEYIGQTRGWFYTMHVLATALFDRPAFRNCVSHGILLGADGRKMSKSLRNYPDVYEVFDTYGSDAMRWMLIASPVLRGGDMAVVESGVRDAVRQVLLPLWNVWYFFALYANAEGYTATRRTDSTHLLDRYVLAKTGELVDEATRQMDGYDISGACASVRTYLDALTNWYVRRSRDRFWSGDTDAFDTLYTVLETLTRVVAPLAPLTSEEIWRGLTGERSVHLTDWPAAGEFPADHDLVASMDAVREVCSAGLSLRKARNLRVRLPLPALTVASAAAPQLRPFADLVADEVNVKSVEFTDAVADHCQQVLTVVPRVLGPRVGGQVQAVIRAVKSGDWALGDDGAPVAAGVRLADGEYELKLVAADPEHSAPLPAGQGVVVLDTTVTPELAAEGLARDLVRVIQQARREADLRITDRVRVTVVAGAEVAAAVRAYQDFVAGEVLADEVTVDPSGAGPAGGFAGEVGDGEPVSVRVQRV